The following coding sequences are from one Aliarcobacter skirrowii CCUG 10374 window:
- the lysA gene encoding diaminopimelate decarboxylase, with amino-acid sequence MNIDFKTLAQKYQTPYYVYDFDYIKKQYTELKESFRARKSLIAYAVKANSNLSVIQHLANLGAGADCVSIGEVKRALKVGIPSYKIIFSGVGKSDEEIKEALTLDILLINVESAAELNKVETIAKELNKVARISIRVNPNIDPQTHPYISTGLHENKFGVDIDTAKRMYIQCKNSDFLEPTGIHCHIGSQLTQLQPIKDAVKIVADLVRNLKAIKIELSFMDVGGGLGIIYDEEKLIDTYEYAQSILDSMFGLDLTVICEPGRFIVGNSGYFVTKVLYEKINGNKRFVIVDGAMNDLIRPALYNAYHKIEVLNDNKNFSNCNLVGPVCESGDFFAKNIDLQETQSDDLVVIHSAGAYGFTMSSNYNTRGRVAEIAVENGVDRLIRRREKFEDLIALEEEFIK; translated from the coding sequence ATGAATATAGATTTTAAAACACTTGCACAAAAATATCAAACACCATATTATGTATATGATTTTGATTACATTAAAAAACAGTATACTGAGCTTAAAGAGTCATTTAGAGCAAGAAAATCTCTAATTGCATATGCAGTTAAAGCAAACTCGAATTTAAGTGTAATACAACATCTTGCAAACTTAGGAGCAGGAGCTGATTGTGTTAGTATTGGAGAGGTAAAAAGAGCTTTAAAAGTTGGAATTCCTTCATATAAAATTATCTTCTCAGGTGTTGGGAAAAGTGATGAAGAGATTAAAGAGGCTTTAACTTTAGATATTTTACTTATAAATGTAGAGAGTGCTGCTGAGTTGAACAAAGTTGAAACAATAGCAAAAGAGTTAAACAAAGTTGCAAGAATCTCTATAAGAGTAAATCCAAATATTGACCCACAAACTCATCCATATATCTCAACAGGACTACATGAAAATAAGTTCGGAGTAGATATTGATACAGCAAAAAGAATGTATATTCAGTGTAAAAATAGTGATTTTTTAGAACCAACTGGAATTCACTGTCATATTGGATCGCAACTTACTCAACTTCAACCAATTAAAGATGCTGTTAAAATTGTGGCTGACTTAGTAAGAAACTTAAAAGCTATAAAAATTGAACTATCATTTATGGATGTTGGTGGTGGTTTAGGAATTATCTATGATGAAGAGAAATTAATTGATACATATGAGTATGCACAATCAATTTTAGACTCTATGTTTGGTCTTGATTTAACTGTTATTTGTGAACCAGGAAGATTTATTGTTGGAAACTCTGGATATTTTGTAACAAAAGTTTTATATGAAAAAATAAACGGAAATAAGAGATTTGTTATTGTTGATGGAGCTATGAATGATTTAATAAGACCTGCTTTATATAATGCTTATCATAAAATTGAAGTTTTAAATGATAATAAAAACTTCTCAAATTGTAACCTTGTAGGACCTGTTTGTGAAAGTGGAGATTTTTTTGCAAAAAATATAGATTTACAAGAGACACAAAGTGATGATTTAGTGGTAATTCACAGTGCTGGAGCCTATGGATTTACAATGTCTAGTAACTACAATACAAGAGGAAGAGTTGCAGAGATTGCAGTTGAAAATGGTGTTGATAGATTAATTAGAAGAAGAGAAAAATTTGAAGATTTAATTGCTTTAGAAGAAGAGTTTATAAAATAA
- the pheA gene encoding chorismate mutase encodes MASCEDGLLELRNKLDNIDNRLLELLDERMQLVHKVGALKAKSGGAIYRPDREKAIIDRLDKINKEKNGLLNRSAIEALFLEIFAISRNIELPENIGYLGPQGSFTHQAAESRFGAMSSYVSISSILGIFKELESKKIKFGVVPIENSSNGIVNDTINGFTNFNSKIVAEVVLNIHHTLATTCDKISDIKKIYSKDIAFDQCRKFLNNFGLNEVELIPVESTTKAAKLAAIEANSAAICSHVAAKLYNLPILFENIEDKDNNKTRFFILSDFENSQSGNDKTSILVNLPDTQGALVKFLNDFNDAGINLTKIKSHIVEGISIFFIDFDGHKDDENVKEVLDKHKSSIKVLGSYVKEIKDI; translated from the coding sequence ATGGCAAGTTGTGAAGATGGCTTACTTGAATTAAGAAATAAGCTTGATAATATTGATAATAGACTTCTTGAGCTTTTAGATGAAAGAATGCAGCTAGTTCATAAAGTTGGGGCTTTAAAAGCAAAAAGTGGTGGTGCAATATATAGACCTGATAGAGAGAAGGCTATTATTGATAGACTTGATAAAATTAATAAAGAAAAAAATGGTCTTTTAAATAGAAGTGCTATTGAAGCTCTGTTTTTAGAAATCTTTGCAATATCAAGAAATATTGAACTACCAGAAAATATTGGCTATTTAGGTCCTCAAGGAAGCTTTACACATCAAGCAGCTGAGAGTAGATTTGGAGCTATGAGCTCTTATGTATCTATTAGCTCAATTTTGGGAATTTTTAAAGAGTTAGAGTCAAAAAAGATAAAATTTGGTGTTGTACCAATTGAAAACTCTTCAAATGGAATTGTAAATGACACAATAAATGGATTTACAAATTTTAACTCAAAAATAGTTGCTGAAGTTGTATTAAATATTCATCACACACTTGCAACAACTTGTGATAAAATAAGCGATATAAAAAAAATATATTCAAAAGATATAGCATTTGATCAATGTAGAAAATTTTTAAATAATTTTGGACTAAATGAAGTTGAATTAATTCCAGTTGAATCAACAACAAAAGCTGCAAAATTAGCAGCAATTGAAGCAAATAGTGCAGCAATATGTTCTCATGTTGCAGCAAAACTTTATAATCTTCCAATCTTATTTGAAAATATTGAAGATAAAGATAACAATAAAACAAGATTCTTCATATTAAGTGATTTTGAAAATTCTCAAAGTGGAAATGACAAAACATCTATTTTGGTAAATCTTCCAGATACTCAAGGAGCACTTGTAAAATTTCTAAATGATTTTAACGATGCTGGAATAAATTTAACAAAAATAAAATCTCATATTGTTGAAGGAATATCTATATTTTTTATAGATTTTGATGGACATAAAGATGATGAAAATGTTAAAGAGGTTTTAGATAAACATAAGAGTAGTATAAAGGTTTTAGGCTCTTATGTAAAAGAGATAAAAGATATATAA
- the hisC gene encoding histidinol-phosphate transaminase, producing the protein MKFNKVLKNLSTYEAGKPIELVVREYGINQKDVVKLASNENPYGTSPKVVAKIESLAKNMYLYPDDSMFELKEALANKFNLNSKNVIIGSGSDQILEFAVHAKCKKNSKVLMAQTTFAMYEIYSKQVGAKIIKTKSSQHNLKEFSKLYKKHGADVIFLCLPNNPLGECLDKDEVYEFLETIDKNTLVVVDGAYQEYASFKDEKKRISPKDLIEKFPNAIYLGTFSKAYALGGMRVGYGLANEDIISTFYKIRAPFNITTLSLAAAIEALKDQEFVDDCIEKNFKQMKRYEKYCQDNGFEYIPSYTNFITILFKNFISKEIAQKLLERGMIIRDLTGYGLNAIRVTIGTQAQNTKFFKLLTEVLEELK; encoded by the coding sequence ATGAAATTTAATAAAGTGTTGAAGAATTTATCAACTTATGAGGCTGGAAAACCAATTGAGTTAGTTGTAAGAGAGTATGGAATTAATCAAAAAGATGTTGTAAAACTTGCATCAAATGAGAATCCTTATGGGACAAGCCCAAAAGTTGTTGCAAAAATTGAAAGTCTTGCAAAAAATATGTACTTATATCCAGATGACTCTATGTTTGAATTAAAAGAGGCTTTGGCAAATAAGTTCAATCTTAATAGCAAAAATGTAATTATTGGTTCTGGAAGTGATCAAATTTTAGAGTTTGCAGTTCATGCAAAATGTAAAAAGAATTCAAAAGTTTTAATGGCTCAAACAACATTTGCTATGTATGAAATATATTCAAAACAAGTTGGTGCAAAGATTATCAAAACAAAATCTTCTCAACACAACTTAAAAGAGTTTAGTAAACTTTATAAAAAACATGGAGCTGATGTAATTTTTCTTTGTCTTCCAAACAATCCATTAGGGGAGTGTTTAGATAAAGATGAAGTTTATGAATTTTTAGAAACTATTGATAAAAACACATTAGTTGTAGTTGATGGTGCATATCAAGAGTATGCTAGTTTTAAAGATGAGAAAAAAAGAATCTCTCCAAAAGATTTAATAGAAAAATTTCCAAATGCAATCTATCTTGGAACTTTCTCAAAAGCTTATGCTCTTGGAGGAATGAGAGTTGGTTATGGTTTAGCAAATGAGGATATTATTTCAACTTTTTATAAAATAAGAGCTCCTTTTAATATTACAACTTTAAGCTTAGCAGCAGCTATTGAAGCTTTAAAAGATCAAGAGTTTGTAGATGATTGTATTGAAAAAAACTTTAAACAGATGAAAAGATATGAAAAATATTGCCAAGACAATGGTTTTGAATATATACCTTCATATACAAACTTCATTACGATTTTATTCAAAAACTTTATTTCAAAAGAGATTGCTCAAAAACTTTTAGAAAGAGGGATGATTATTAGAGATTTAACAGGTTATGGTCTAAATGCAATTAGAGTTACAATTGGTACTCAAGCACAAAATACTAAGTTTTTTAAACTGCTGACTGAAGTTTTAGAAGAGTTAAAATAG
- the dxs gene encoding 1-deoxy-D-xylulose-5-phosphate synthase, whose protein sequence is MQIKDKSIEELKELSCKIRERIIDVVSRKGGHFSSTLGAVELTIGMHKVFDVNSDPFIFDVSHQCYPHKLLTSRWDEFETIRQFGGLSGFTKPNESSADYFVAGHSSTSISLAVGAAKAIKLKGENRVPVVMIGDGSMSAGMVYEALNELGDLKLPVVIILNDNEMSIAKPIGAISKYLSKILAGKTYQSFKATVDKFIRNNMPEGTTYLAKRIESSIKLITPGILFEEMGIDYIGPIDGHDIKEIIETLEIAKSMNKPVIVHARTVKGKGYKIAEGQHEKWHGVGPFNVEDGEFIKKSTQISATEVFSNSLLNLAKKYENIVGVTAAMPSGTGMDKLMKEFPSRFWDVAIAEQHAVTSMAAMAKEGFKPFVTIYSTFLQRGFDQIIHDVCIMNLPVVFAMDRAGIVGNDGETHQGAFDISFLRFIPNMILFAPRDNETLELSLEFAYALNSPCAIRYPRGSFKDLEYKASKFELGKAELLKNGTSNKLFIGYGSGVSKAIEVEQLHSEDIAILDLRFIKPIDKNILKDLSKKYDSWYVFSDSQKQSGVASAILEALNEENIKNISLKSFEFEDNFIEHGDTKLVEDSLGLLPKQLVEKIK, encoded by the coding sequence ATGCAAATAAAAGATAAATCAATCGAAGAGTTAAAAGAGCTATCTTGCAAAATAAGAGAGCGAATAATTGATGTAGTATCAAGAAAAGGTGGGCACTTCTCATCAACACTTGGTGCTGTTGAATTAACTATTGGAATGCACAAAGTTTTTGATGTAAATAGTGATCCATTTATATTTGATGTTTCTCATCAATGTTATCCTCACAAACTTTTAACTTCTAGATGGGATGAGTTTGAAACAATTAGACAATTTGGTGGATTAAGTGGCTTTACAAAACCAAATGAGAGCTCTGCTGATTACTTTGTAGCTGGTCATAGTTCAACTTCTATCTCACTTGCAGTTGGTGCAGCAAAAGCTATAAAACTAAAAGGTGAAAATAGAGTTCCAGTTGTTATGATTGGAGATGGCTCTATGAGCGCTGGAATGGTTTATGAAGCTCTAAACGAATTAGGAGATTTAAAACTTCCAGTTGTAATAATTTTAAATGACAATGAAATGAGTATTGCAAAACCAATTGGTGCAATTTCAAAATATCTATCAAAAATATTAGCTGGAAAAACTTATCAAAGTTTTAAAGCAACAGTTGATAAGTTTATACGAAACAATATGCCAGAAGGTACAACTTATTTAGCAAAAAGAATTGAGAGCTCAATTAAACTAATAACTCCTGGTATTTTATTTGAAGAGATGGGAATTGATTATATAGGTCCAATTGATGGACATGATATAAAAGAGATTATAGAGACTTTAGAAATAGCTAAATCTATGAATAAACCAGTAATTGTTCACGCAAGAACTGTAAAAGGAAAAGGTTATAAAATTGCTGAAGGACAACATGAAAAGTGGCATGGAGTTGGTCCTTTTAATGTTGAAGATGGAGAGTTTATCAAAAAAAGTACACAAATAAGTGCAACTGAAGTATTTTCTAACTCTTTATTAAATTTAGCAAAAAAATATGAAAATATTGTTGGTGTAACTGCCGCCATGCCAAGTGGAACTGGAATGGATAAATTAATGAAAGAGTTTCCTTCTCGTTTTTGGGATGTAGCAATTGCTGAACAACATGCAGTTACTTCAATGGCAGCTATGGCAAAAGAGGGATTTAAACCTTTTGTTACAATCTACTCTACATTTTTACAAAGAGGTTTTGATCAGATAATTCATGATGTTTGTATTATGAATCTGCCTGTTGTTTTTGCAATGGATAGAGCTGGAATTGTTGGAAATGATGGTGAGACTCATCAAGGAGCTTTTGATATTAGTTTTTTAAGATTTATTCCAAATATGATTTTATTTGCTCCAAGAGATAACGAAACATTGGAACTATCTTTAGAGTTTGCCTATGCTTTAAATAGTCCTTGTGCAATTAGATATCCAAGAGGTTCATTTAAAGATTTAGAGTACAAAGCTTCTAAATTTGAGTTAGGAAAAGCAGAACTACTTAAAAATGGAACTTCAAATAAGCTTTTCATTGGATATGGAAGTGGTGTATCAAAAGCCATTGAAGTTGAACAGCTTCATAGTGAAGATATAGCAATATTAGATTTAAGATTTATAAAACCAATAGATAAAAATATCTTAAAAGATTTATCAAAAAAATATGACTCTTGGTATGTTTTTAGTGATTCACAAAAACAAAGCGGTGTAGCAAGTGCTATTTTAGAGGCTTTAAATGAAGAGAATATAAAAAATATCTCTTTAAAATCATTTGAATTTGAAGATAATTTTATAGAACACGGCGACACTAAGCTTGTTGAAGACTCTTTAGGTCTTCTTCCAAAACAGTTAGTTGAAAAGATAAAATAG
- a CDS encoding cytochrome-c peroxidase gives MKLKISLALFLGATTLFADQALITKSKNFGLEPIPSDKKALMKLIDDKADPITDAKVELGKKLYFDPRLSRSNLISCNTCHNLALGGADGVPVAIGHGWTANPHHLNSPTVYNSVFFKAQFWDGRSPHLADQAAGPIQAGPEMAAPPALVEERINSIPAYVDEFKKAYGKNTKVDFDKITSAIATFERTLVTPSRFDKFLEGDANALTKAEKEGLELFLNKGCTACHTGIALGGTMQPFQVANQYKFISVGDFTGDENGMVKTPSLRNITETAPYFHNGQIWSLAEAVKEMGSVQLGIEISDKEASKIVTFLKSLTGEKPAIVYPQLPESNDKTPKPSFD, from the coding sequence ATGAAACTAAAAATTTCTTTAGCACTATTTTTAGGTGCAACTACACTTTTTGCTGATCAAGCATTAATCACAAAATCAAAAAACTTTGGTTTGGAGCCTATCCCATCGGATAAAAAAGCTTTAATGAAATTAATTGATGATAAAGCAGATCCAATAACAGATGCAAAAGTTGAACTTGGAAAAAAATTATATTTTGATCCAAGACTTTCAAGAAGTAATTTAATATCTTGTAACACATGTCATAATCTAGCACTTGGTGGAGCTGATGGTGTTCCTGTTGCAATTGGACATGGATGGACTGCAAATCCACACCACTTAAACTCTCCAACAGTTTATAACTCAGTATTTTTTAAAGCACAATTTTGGGATGGAAGAAGCCCTCACTTAGCTGATCAAGCAGCAGGTCCAATTCAAGCAGGTCCAGAGATGGCTGCACCTCCAGCACTTGTTGAAGAGAGAATTAATTCAATTCCAGCTTATGTAGATGAGTTTAAAAAAGCTTATGGGAAAAATACAAAAGTTGATTTTGATAAAATCACAAGTGCAATTGCTACATTTGAAAGAACTTTAGTTACACCATCAAGATTTGATAAATTCTTAGAAGGTGATGCTAATGCTTTAACAAAAGCTGAAAAAGAGGGATTAGAGTTATTCTTAAATAAAGGTTGTACGGCTTGTCACACAGGAATTGCTCTTGGTGGAACAATGCAACCATTCCAAGTTGCAAACCAATACAAATTTATAAGTGTTGGTGACTTTACAGGTGATGAGAACGGTATGGTTAAAACTCCATCTTTAAGAAATATAACTGAAACAGCTCCATATTTCCACAATGGACAAATCTGGTCTTTAGCAGAGGCAGTTAAAGAGATGGGTTCTGTACAATTAGGAATAGAAATTTCTGATAAAGAAGCTTCTAAAATTGTAACTTTCTTAAAATCATTAACAGGTGAAAAACCAGCTATTGTTTATCCACAACTTCCAGAATCAAACGATAAAACTCCAAAACCTTCATTTGATTAA